A part of Papaver somniferum cultivar HN1 unplaced genomic scaffold, ASM357369v1 unplaced-scaffold_118, whole genome shotgun sequence genomic DNA contains:
- the LOC113330443 gene encoding uncharacterized protein LOC113330443, giving the protein MEQSCGEKKKCCGGQVLDGSDIMELVGNDKVFSSYVDHKFAELDIDKDGKLSVKELQPAVVDLGAALGLPAHGSSPNADHIYSEVLNEFTHGKQEKVSKTEFKEVLSDILLGMAAGLKRDPIVILRMDGEDLNEFITNPSLEPEIIAIFSQVGSADGTNIPTIRDVITKALQQLTVDHGMPPSSDSWVMSNVVEPALQACTNTYQGNSVSQEAFLEEFKKVIERVVQHLKEQPVIVAHSEHTFDGSGIKRLLSNRFELEKTLNAALRDLPTDRSGKLSKEYLRVALDSLAPSASLPPYGAVKQMDNIVNEVVKMVGADDGKIVPEEEFKKLMLEILGSIMLQLEGNAISVSSNSVVHEPLATASTLFPQQSLV; this is encoded by the exons ATGGAGCAAAGTTGTGgtgagaagaagaaatgttgtggtGGACAGGTACTAGATGGATCAGATATAATGGAATTGGTTGGGAATGATAAAGTGTTTAGTAGTTATGTAGATCACAAATTTGCTGAACTTGATATAGATAAAGACGGCAAACTCTCAGTTAAAGAATTACAACCTGCTGTAGTTGATCTTGGTGCTGCTCTTGGTCTTCCTGCTCATGGTTCTTCTCCTAATGCTGACCATATCTACTCTGAG GTGTTGAATGAGTTTACACATGGTAAACAAGAGAAAGTGAGCAAAACTGAATTTAAAGAAGTTCTGTCAGACATTTTACTAGGCATGGCTGCGGGTTTGAAGCGGGACCCAATTGTGATTCTCAGGATGGACGGTGAAGATCTAAATGAATTCATCACAAACCCATCCTTGGAACCAGAGATCATTGCTATCTTTTCACAGGTAGGTTCTGCTGATGGAACAAATATACCAACCATTCGGGATGTAATCACAAAAGCCCTGCAACAACTTACAGTCGATCATGGCATGCCCCCTTCATCAGATTCGTGG GTTATGAGTAATGTTGTCGAACCTGCACTGCAAGCTTGTACAAACACTTATCAGGGAAACTCTGTATCTCAAGAGGCCTTCTTAGAAGAATTCAAGAAGGTAATAGAAAGGGTGGTTCAGCATCTAAAGGAGCAACCAGTTATTGTTGCTCACAGTGAACACACATTTGATGGAAGTGGCATCAAGAGACTATTATCCAACAGATTTGAACTAGAGAAG ACACTGAATGCGGCACTAAGAGACTTACCAACAGATCGCAGTGGGAAACTGTCCAAGGAGTATCTGCGTGTAGCTCTGGATTCGCTGGCCCCATCAGCTAGTTTGCCTCCCTATGGAGCCGTCAAACAG ATGGATAACATAGTGAATGAGGTGGTCAAGATGGTCGGTGCAGATGATGGGAAAATTGTGCCAGAAGAAGAGTTCAAGAAGCTCATGCTGGAGATTCTTGGAAGTATTATGTTGCAATTGGAAGGAAACGCAATCTCAGTTTCTTCGAATTCGGTAGTTCACGAGCCCCTAGCTACAGCATCAACACTTTTCCCTCAACAATCACTGGTGTAA
- the LOC113330442 gene encoding tRNA (adenine(58)-N(1))-methyltransferase non-catalytic subunit trm6-like has protein sequence MTETSMQIDSSSQNPRITWEGCSVLLDINDGDRLVFARLNAGSTLKIGDKKCSLQPLIGCPFGSMFQVEVAQKGPHLCRIFAADADDQTALLQEKEEIQQNELKDNRALVDDNTAQTLSFEDINAMKREGAAGCQIVDALIANSSTYMTKTAFSQEKYKLKKQKKYAPKVLLRRPFTRSISEAYFKKYPARVGFLRMDVLSLLLSMANVSAYSDVLVVDMVGGILTGAVAERLGGTGHVCNTYFGVTPYPMEIVRIFNFNNEICRRIVRFPFSDLSLPEINDPGHSEVVENTMSTEMLSNSDEAALSTTPAPSSGSLPKSEEQIIQQAEDPVNNEEPAPSIDENSASLVVNAGKSQQPGKKATKEAITCWKQNGFSSLIIAAPDLDPWTVVQELLPRLSYSAPFAIYHQYLQPLASCMHNLQTARMAIGLQISEPWLREYQVLPSRTHPCMQMSGFGGYILNGIRICNNEVSIKPSSV, from the exons ATGACAGAAACTAGTATGCAAATTGATTCTTCAAGTCAGAATCCTCGAATTACCTGGGAGGGTTGTAGTGTCTTGCTTGACATTAATGATGGAGATCGTCTTGTCTTTGCTCGTCTCAATGCTGGCTC GACTCTCAAAATTGGAGATAAGAAGTGCTCATTACAACCCTTGATTGGTTGCCCATTTGGTTCTATGTTTCAAGTTGAAGTTGCGCAGAAAGGGCCGCATCTTTGTCGTATTTTTGCTGCTGATGCAG ATGATCAGACTGCTCTGCtccaagagaaagaagaaattcAACAGAATGAGCTCAAAGACAATAGAGCATTAGTTGATGATAACACTGCCCAAACTCTTTCTTTTGAAGATATAAATGCAATGAAAAG AGAGGGTGCAGCAGGATGTCAAATAGTTGATGCTCTTATAGCCAATAGCTCAACATATATGACAAAAACAGCATTTTCACAA GAGAAGTATAAGCTtaagaaacaaaagaaatatgCGCCCAAGGTACTTCTTAGGCGTCCTTTCACTCGAAG TATATCGGAGGCATACTTCAAAAAATATCCGGCTAGAGTTGG GTTCTTGAGGATGGACGTTCTCTCTCTTCTACTCTCCATGGCTAATGTTAGTGCATATTCTGATGTCCTAGTGGTGGATATGGTCGGGGGTATTCTTACTGGTGCTGTGGCAGAACGTTTAGGAG GTACTGGCCATGTATGTAATACATACTTTGGTGTCACACCATACCCGATGGAAATTGTAAGGATATTCAACTTCAACAATGAAATTTGCAGAAG GATCGTCAGATTTCCTTTCTCTGATCTCAGTTTACCTGAAATTAATGATCCTGGACATTCCGAAGTAGTTGAAAATACAATGTCCACAGAAATGCTGTCAAATTCGGATGAAGCTGCCTTGTCAACAACACCTGCTCCATCTAGTGGTAGCTTACCTAAATCTGAAGAACAAATAATTCAACAGGCGGAAGATCCAGTTAATAATGAAGAACCTGCTCCTTCCATTGATGAGAATAGTGCATCTTTAGTTGTCAATGCTGGAAAATCTCAACAACCCGGCAAGAAAGCAACGAAAGAAGCCATCACTTGTTGGAAACAAAATGGGTTTTCTAG CTTAATAATTGCTGCCCCGGATCTTGATCCTTGGACTGTGGTTCAAGAACTTCTGCCACGTTTATCATATTCAGCTCCTTTTGCTATTTATCATCAATATCTTCAG CCTCTTGCATCATGCATGCATAATTTACAAACTGCTAGAATGGCAATTGGTCTACAGATATCAGAACCTTGGTTGCGTGAATATCAG GTCCTTCCCTCCAGAACGCATCCGTGCATGCAGATGAGTGGTTTTGGTGGATACATCTTAAATGGGATAAGGATTTGTAACAATGAAGTGAGTATTAAACCAAGTAGTGTTTAA